Proteins from one Bombus pyrosoma isolate SC7728 linkage group LG16, ASM1482585v1, whole genome shotgun sequence genomic window:
- the LOC122576606 gene encoding pancreatic triacylglycerol lipase-like: MSFVNGTMMLLAYTANMIATLPEKVGSELGENTIDNMNVTTTTLSPEERENQFDFDDQWYMWRCFDPYGCFYIGSPWSGENRPVSTFPARPDSINPRYMLYTRDNKAQPRELKIDKYETIRGAPLKNDRNLYLIVHGFLDNGDKTWVLRTMEELLIKEDSNVVIVNWIAGAGPPYTQAVANTRLVGAMTARLAYQLIEVGRVDSTRIHCIGHSLGAHTCGYIGYTLRQTYDHKLGRITGLDPAEPHFSNTSTMVRLDPTDATFVTAIHTDCNPFISGGLGITQPVAHIDFYPNGGRNQPGCNEGVLNFITLEHGSFFRGIKRFVSCNHIRSYEYFIESINTDCPFLTVPCPSWDKFLEGSCFDCVNQYCPKFGLDAQPGNYHASVYSMTGSTKPFCRGHYKVVINVSKTNESLDHGGEIGTFAIKVIGQNGKKSGRIPLSSQSTYYEPGSTHTVVLLGDVVGKLESVEISWEYRVSVFNPLTWRLLHTPRVYIDSLSVESLEAAHRITVCPDKSKALLAKQPKLLTTKNCQTARLNLVST; encoded by the exons ATGTCGTTTGTGAACGGGACGATGATGTTACTCGCGTACACCGCGAACATGATCGCGACGTTACCTGAAAAAGTGGGTTCCGAGCTTGGTGAGAATACTATCGACAACATGAACGTAACGACGACCACGTTATCACCGGAAGAACGAGAAAACCAATTTGATTTTGACGATC AATGGTACATGTGGCGATGTTTCGACCCGTACGGCTGCTTCTACATCGGTTCGCCATGGTCCGGAGAGAACAGACCAGTCTCCACGTTTCCGGCTCGGCCGGACAGTATAAATCCACGTTACATGCTTTACACTCGAGATAATAAGGCTCAGCCACGCGAACTCAAAATCGATAAGTACGAAACTATTCGCGGAGCGCCCCTTAAAAACGATAGGAATCTTTATTTGATCGTTCATGGCTTTCTCGACAACGGCGACAAAACATGGGTTTTG AGAACGATGGAGGAATTATTAATCAAGGAAGACAGCAACGTGGTGATCGTGAACTGGATCGCTGGAGCGGGTCCACCATACACGCAAGCTGTGGCCAACACAAGGTTGGTAGGCGCGATGACGGCTCGTTTGGCTTATCAGTTGATCGAAGTTGGACGAGTGGATTCCACGAGGATACACTGCATAGGGCACAGTCTTGGTGCGCATACTTGCGGCTATATCGGATATACTTTAAGGCAGACGTACGATCATAAACTTGGAAGGATCACTG GCCTCGATCCTGCCGAACCGCATTTCAGCAACACGTCGACGATGGTTCGGCTCGATCCGACCGATGCCACCTTCGTCACAGCTATCCACACCGATTGCAATCCTTTTATCAGCGGCGGCCTCGGCATCACTCAACCTGTCGCGCATATCGATTTCTATCCGAACGGTGGTCGCAATCAGCCTGGTTGCAACGAGGGTGTTCTCAATTTTATCACCTTGGAACATGGCAGCTTCTTCCGTG GGATAAAGAGATTCGTCAGCTGCAATCACATCCGCAgttacgaatatttcatagaGAGTATCAACACGGACTGTCCATTTCTGACGGTTCCTTGCCCCTCTTGGGACAAGTTTCTAGAAGGCAGTTGCTTCGACTGCGTGAATCAATACTGTCCCAAGTTTGGGTTAGACGCTCAACCCGGAAACTACCACGCATCCGTCTACTCGATGACTGGATCCACCAAACCGTTTTGCA GAGGCCATTACAAAGTCGTCATCAACGTCTCGAAGACGAACGAGAGTCTGGATCACGGTGGCGAGATTGGAACTTTCGCGATTAAAGTAATCGGACAAAATGGAAAGAAGTCAGGGAGAATTCCGCTCAGTTCTCAATCGACGTACTACGAACCAGGTAGCACTCACACTGTGGTACTGCTTGGTGACGTGGTTGGCAAACTGGAGTCAGTGGAAATTTCGTGGGAGTACCGAGTCTCTGTTTTCAATCCGCTCACGTGGAGGCTTCTGCACACGCCTCGCGTCTATATCGACTCGTTGAGCGTCGAGAGTTTGGAGGCCGCTCACAG GATTACCGTGTGCCCTGACAAATCGAAAGCTCTGCTCGCCAAGCAACCAAAGCTCTTGACGACCAAGAATTGTCAAACAGCTCGGCTGAACCTGGTTTCAACCTAG